The region CCGCCACTGGCAATCACTGCGAAGGCTGAGGCCATCTCCAGCGGGCTGACAGGCGAGGTTCCTAGCGCCAGAGAAGGAACGCTCTGCAGCGGGCTGTTAATCCCCATGGCGGCCGCCATAGCGGCGACCTTATCAGCCCCGATCTTCATAATAGTATTCACTGCATAGATATTGTCGGACGCGGCAATGGCCTGCCGCATATTAATCTCTCCCAGATATTTATCCCCGAAATTCCGGGGCTGGTACGTCTTGCGGTTGTTATCATAATGGAACAGTGTCGGCTGACTGTTGAAGACGGATAAGCCTGTCATTTCTTTGGTCGACAGAGCTGCCAAATACATAATTGGCTTAAAGGAAGAGCCGGGCTGGCGCGTCTTCGCCAGCGCATGGTTGAAGGAGCTCGTCCGGTAATTCGTACCCCCGACCATAGCCTTCACATAGCCGGTGCGGGGATCAACAGAGACGAGGGCCGTCTCCAGATCGCTGCTGTGGTCCATGCCCTGATCCACCGCCGCTTCCGCAGCCTGCTGCATATCCGGGTCAAGTGTCGTATAGACATTTAGCCCGCCCCGGTCCAGCTCGTCACTGCTGATATGCAGGCTGTCGATCACAAGACTGCGTACATAATCGCGGAAATAGGGTGCAGCCACCGTGGTATCCTTTTGACCCTGCGGGCTTAGCTTCAGCTGCTCCTTAGCTGCCTCTTGTGCCTGCGATTCCGTAATATCCCCCGTATCGACCATAGCGGCCAGGATGATGCCTTGACGCTTCAAGGCGCTGTCCAGATGATTATACGGAGAATAATAGGTGGGTCCCTTGGGCACTCCGGCCAGGAGTGCACTCTCCGCCAGATCCAGATCTGCGGCAGCCTTGCCGAAGTACATCCGGGCCGCAGCCTCGATTCCATAAGCGCCGTGGCCGTAGTAGATCTCATTTAAATACATATTCAGGATTTCATCCTTAGAGTATTTCATTTCCAGCTGCAGGGTATATAGCGCTTCCTTAGCCTTGCGGGTCCAGGTCTTCTCATGGGTCAGGTACAGATTGCGCGCGAGCTGCTGGGTTAAGGTACTGGCTCCTTGCGTGCGTCTGCCCGCCTCCAGATTGGCGAGTACCGCTCTCCCCATGCCTTTCAGATCAAAGCCGATATGATTATAGAATTTCCGGTCTTCCACAGCCAGCGTAGCCTTGATGAGCAGCGGGGAAATCCGGTTAAGCTCAACAGGCTCGCGGCTGCGGCCGTCTGTAGTGAAGGTGGTCATCACATTGCCCCTGGCGTCAAGCAGTCTGGAGCGGACATCATCCCCGAGCGGGGGGAGCGGCTTCTGATATAGGTATCCAAGCAGAGCGCCGGCGGCCAGCACGAACAGCAGGGCGGAGACAACCAGCAGCCGAAAGAGCAGGCGGAATCGGCGTTTGCGGACTTTGGGTGTGGCGGAATCGCGCGTCATGGTATCAGGCTCCTTCGAATTCAAGCAGTAACGCAGGCTGGCACCAAGAGGGCTGCCGCTGCTTGTATCCTCATTATGGGAAAGGATGAGAAGAGATATTCACCATTGGCAGAGAAAGCGGATCTTGTCGAACCAGGCGGAGAACCGGGGAGCATGCGTCCTCTGCGCCATGTGTGATTTTGTGAACGGTTATGGTAAAATTTTAGATACTTATGAGATTGCATGTAACTATCATGCCCGGGAGGAATGCCGCCATGGCTTTTCGCGTATCTGCTGTACAATATCATCTGCACACCATCTCTTCCTTCGGGGAGTTTGCTGCCCAGTGTGAGCACTATATCAAGGCGGCCGGAGAGTACGGCGCTGAATTTATCCTCTTCCCAGAATTTCTTACGACACAGCTGATGTCGATCGGAGGCGGGGACGGGGAAGCGCTGGGGATAGAGGATCTGCCGCAGTTCACCGACCGTTACCTGGAGATGTTCTCCGGGTACGCCAGGAAGTACGCGGTACATATTATTGGGGGGACCCATGTGCTGCGGCGCAGCGGCAAGCTATATAATGTAGCCCATCTTTTTTACCCGGACGGAAGAATTGCCGAGCAGGCCAAGCTGCATATTACCCCTGCCGAGGTAGAGGGCTGGAATATGGGGGCCGGTGAGGAGCTTCAGGTATTCCAGACAGACCATGGGACCATTGCCATGCTTACCTGCTATGATATTGAATTCCCTGAGATTGTGCGCATGGCCCGGGCCAAAGGCGCAGATGTGATCTTCTGCCCGTCCTGCACGGATGACCGTCACGGCTTTCACCGGGTACGATATACGAGCCACGCCCGGGCTATCGAGAATCAGGTCTACGTGGTGCTGACAGGGACCGTTGGCTCCTTGCCTACCGTTGATCTGATGCGGGCCAACTTCGGTCAGGCAGCGGTAATTACACCCAATGACATTCCGTTCCCTCCGCAGGGTCTGCTGGCCGAAGGAGAGATCAACAATGATATGATCATCACTGCCGATCTGGATCTGGAGCTGCTGTACCGCGTCCGGGAACACGGGTCTGTAACCACGTGGCGTGACCGCCGCACCGACCTGTACACCGACTGGACGTAAGGGGGAGACTAACGTATGTATTATAAGAAGTTCTACGCTCTGGACGGCAAGACGCCGGTGCCTGCGGTGATCCGTTCCTATACGGAAGCTGACTTCACTGAGCTGATTACGATTCAGTCCGAGGCGTTCCCGCCGCCTTATCCTGCGGAGCTGTGGTGGAACCGGGAGCAGCTGCTGAATCACGTGACGTTTTTTCCGGAAGGGGCCTTATGTGTAGAGGTGGACGGGGAACTGGCCGGATCGGTTACCGGATTCCTGATGAATTTCGACCCGGAGGCGCCGGCGCTTCATCATACGTGGTCAGAGGTTACGGCAGACGGATACCTCACTTCGCATCAGCCAGACGGGAATACGCTGTACATAGCGGATTTGTGTGTCCGTCCCAAATACCGCAAGCTGGGTCTGGGCAAGGAGCTGGTCCAGTCGTTATACCATGTGGTCGTGGAACTGAAGCTGGAGCGGCTGCTGGGAGCAGGCCGGATGCCGGGCTATCACAGGGTGGCCGGTCAGCTGACAGCGGAAGAGTATCTGGCCGGGGTCGTCGCCGGAAGCTGGTCTGATCCGGTGATTACTTTTCTGCTGCGGTGCGGCCGGTCTCCGGTTAGTGTGGTCGCGGGCTATCTGGAGGACGAGGAATCAGGGAATTACGCAGCGCTGATGGAATGGCGGAATCCTTTTAAATAAATGAATACAGCCTATCACCTGGAGGAGATCCCTTGATTATGGAATATAGAAGAATTACAGATATCACAGACCCGTTGTTCAGAGAGGTGCATCAGCTGCTGTCGGATGTATTTCCGCCTGAGGAAGTGCTGGAGTATAGCCTGTGGAAGGAGCCGCTTGCCGATCCGGGAATACGTGTGTTCGCTGCAGTGCATGAAGGGAAGGTTGTGGGTACTACCGAATACCGGTATTATGCCGACTGGAATGTGGCGATGACCGATTTCACCATCATTGGCCGTGAGGGGCTGGGCATTGGCCGTTTTCTGGCGCGTCAACGCTTGAAGGATCTGGAGAAGCTGGCGGCTGAGAATCATACGGAGCTGCTGGGGATGTTCGCTGAGATCTATGATCCGTATCGTGTGGGGTATGATTTTGGCGGAATTAAGCCGATGGACCCGTACGTCCGCCGTGAAGTTCTGTCGCATTTGGGCTATAAAAGAATAGATATTCCCTATGTCCACCCTTCCTGGCAGGGGGATGGCGAGGCGGTGTCCGGTCTGGACCTCTGCTTCATGCCCGGAGATGAGGAGCTGGAGAGCATCGCGGCACCGCTGGTGGCCGATTTCCTGACCCGTTATTACGCCGTGCTTGCGGACAAGCCGGAAGCCTGGACATCGATGATCAGCCGGCTTCGCGGCAGGGAGAGTGTGGCGTTATTGCCGCTGTGAGGGCAGGGGCAGATGAAAAAGCGATTGAATTGCCCTCCTGATCTGGATATAGTGTACAATGGGAAAGCGAATATGACCTCTATGATTACAAGTACGAATAAGCGGGGAACGTGTGATGACTGAAGGACCGCAAGGCAAATACGGCGTTTCGGTAACGCTGGAGAGTGTGCAGGGTACAGAGCGCAGTGTGGTTCATGCTGCAGGAGAGGCTATTGCCAAGGGGCAGTCGCTGTACATCATTTATGAAGAGCAGCAGACCGGACCCGAAGGCACAGCGGCCGTGGTACGCAACACGCTGAAGATTTCAGAGGGCAGAATCAAGCTGATCCGCCATGGCGCTGTCCAGTCGGAGCAGTCCTTTGAGCCGGGGCAACCGCTGCCCGGATTCTACCGCTCGCCTTATACACAGTTCAATCTCACCACAGACACGAAGACACTGGACATCAAGCGCGAAGGAAGATCGCTTGCCGTTTCATGGGAATATGATCTCTACGTATACGGGGAAATATCAGGACAGTTCGCTATAAGTTTGAATATACAGGAGGAACCACAATCATGACACAATCTTTAAATCCGCTCCAGCTTGCCCATGAACGGGTGAAGGAGGCCATCGCCGATGCGGTTGTAGCCGCAGGTCTGGTGTCCCGCGAAGAGCTGCCGGCCATTGTGCTGGAAGTGCCGAAGGACAAGGCCCATGGAGATATGGCTACGAACGCTGCGATGCAGCTGACCAAGATCGCTAAGCGTAATCCCCGGCAGATCGCCGAGGCTATTATCGAGCATCTGGATACCGGCCGTGCTTCTATTGAGAAGGCGGAGATTGCCGGACCGGGCTTCATTAACTTCACTTTGTCCAAAAGCTATCTCTACCCCGTGATCGCACTTGTGGCCGAGCAGGGTGAAGGTTATGGCCGTGTGAACATAGGCCAGGGCAAGCGTGTAGAAATGGAGTTCGTCAGCGCGAACCCAACCGGCAGCCTTCATCTGGGACATGCCCGCGGCGCGGCGGTCGGCGATGCCCTGTGCAACGTGCTGGATTATGCCGGCTACAACGTGACCCGCGAGTACTACATTAACGATGCCGGGAACCAGGTCGCCAATCTGTGCAAATCCATCGAGACCCGTTACCTGCAGGAACTCGGCCAGCCGGCCGAGATGCCGGAGGACGGTTATCATGGAGAGGATATCAAGGGCTTCGCCAAGGAGCTGGTGGCGGAGAAGGGCGATTCTCTGCTCGCTATGACACCGGGCGACCGGGCGGCATTCTTCCGTACCTACGGGCTTGCCAAGGAGCTCGACAAAATCAAACGCGACCTCAGCCGGTTCCGGGTCAACTTCGATATCTGGTTCAGTGAAACCTCCCTCTATGAGAACGGAGAAGTGCTGCGTTCGCTGGATGAGCTCCGCGAGCGCGGAGAAGTCTATGAGAAGGAAGGCGCCACCTGGCTTGCGACCACCAAATACGGCGATGATAAAGACCGCGTGCTGATCAAGAACGATGGCACGTATACGTACCTCACACCGGATATCGCCTATCACAGCGACAAATACGGCCGCGGCTACGACACGATGATCAACATCTGGGGAGCCGACCACCACGGCTATATTCCACGGATGAAGGCGGCGATGGCGGCGCTCGGGAATGATCCCGAGAAGCTCGTGGTGTTGATCGCCCAGATGGTCAGCCTGTTCCAGGACGGCGAGAAGGTCAAGATGTCCAAGCGTACCGGCAAGGCCGTGACGATGGAAGACCTGATGGAGGAAGTCGGAATCGACGCGATCCGTTACTTCTTCACTATGCGCAGCATGGATTCGCACCTGGACTTTGACATGGATCTGGCGATTTCGACATCCAATGAGAACCCCGTATTCTATGTACAGTACGCACATGCGCGGATTTGCAGCATATTCCGCCAAGCGGAGGAGCAAGGGATTGTAGTGCCGGATGCTGACAAGATTGATTACAGCAAGCTGACTGCCGCACATGAATATGATCTGCTCCGCAAAATCGGTGAGCTGCCTGCGGAGATCACCATTGCCGCCGAGGGCTATGCGCCGCACCGCCTGGTACGCTATGTATACGATCTGGCTTCGCTGTTCCACAGCTACTACAAGGCAGAGCGCGTAATTACTGAGGATGCCGCTCAGACGGTAGCCCGCCTTGCCCTGCTGGGCGCTGCACGGACGGCCATTGCCAACGTCCTGCGGCTGGTCGGTGTTACCGCACCGGACCGGATGTAACTCTACTTGGAAAGCGCCGCCCCTGTTTTATGGGGGCGGCGTTTTTCTATTTCCCGCTGAAACGGTACCGTCCTTTACAGGGACAGCAAAGCCGTTTCCACTTGCGCCAAGGCATCCACATCTTAGGCCTGCCCTTAAGCTTTCACCATAGCAGCGGCCTTCGCCCCGCTGCTGCTTCCGCCGCCGCTAGCGCCGCCGCTGCCACCGGCTCCGCTGCCGGCGCTTCCGCTGCCGCGCCGGGCCCGGATGCCTACGCGCAGCAGCCGCAGCGCATCGGCCGCGCCGCCGCCCAGCGACGAGCGGCGCTGGCCCTTGCGCAGCCGCACCGGCGAAGCGGTGCGGCGCAAGAGCAGCTTCAGCTCGCGGGGCGACAGCCCCGGCCGCAGCGCGAGCAGCAGGGCCGCGGCACCGGTGACATGGGAGGTCGCCATGGAGGTGCCGCTCATTTCCTTGTACCCCTCCCGCAGCCAGCAGGAGGGGATGCCCTCGCCCGGGCCGTACACATCGATGTACGGTCCGCGGTTGCTGAAGGCTGCGACGCGCTGCCTTCTGTCAAGGGCGCCTACGGCAATAGTCTCCGGATAGCGCGCGGGGTAATCCCCGCCGCGCTTGCCGTCGTTGCCGGAGGAGGCGATGATGGCGATCCCGGCCCGGTAGGCCTTGATCACCACATCATGCAGAGCCTTGCTCCGGTTCCTCATCCCGAAGCTCATATTAATGATATCGATTTTGTTCTGCACGCACCAATCGATGCCAAGGACAATATCCGACACATAGGCGGAGCCGTTGTGGTCGAAGGCCTTGACCGGATAGAGCAGCGCCCGGGGGGCTACGCCCATCATGTTGCGCGCGCCCCCGGCTGCCGCCAGGGTGCCGGCAATATGCGTGCCGTGGCCGTTGTCATCCAGCGGCATCATGCCGCGGTTCAGCAGGTTGATCCCGGAGGCCAGGGAATGCCTGA is a window of Paenibacillus sp. FSL H3-0469 DNA encoding:
- a CDS encoding carbon-nitrogen hydrolase family protein; this encodes MAFRVSAVQYHLHTISSFGEFAAQCEHYIKAAGEYGAEFILFPEFLTTQLMSIGGGDGEALGIEDLPQFTDRYLEMFSGYARKYAVHIIGGTHVLRRSGKLYNVAHLFYPDGRIAEQAKLHITPAEVEGWNMGAGEELQVFQTDHGTIAMLTCYDIEFPEIVRMARAKGADVIFCPSCTDDRHGFHRVRYTSHARAIENQVYVVLTGTVGSLPTVDLMRANFGQAAVITPNDIPFPPQGLLAEGEINNDMIITADLDLELLYRVREHGSVTTWRDRRTDLYTDWT
- a CDS encoding DUF1934 domain-containing protein; the protein is MTEGPQGKYGVSVTLESVQGTERSVVHAAGEAIAKGQSLYIIYEEQQTGPEGTAAVVRNTLKISEGRIKLIRHGAVQSEQSFEPGQPLPGFYRSPYTQFNLTTDTKTLDIKREGRSLAVSWEYDLYVYGEISGQFAISLNIQEEPQS
- a CDS encoding S8 family peptidase; protein product: MDYYGFWQMLLEEMKAASKSAPRHIVTFNDPRMYAGALSQWKALKSKKPGLRQVQVSTLIRAFFVPAAGAERLMNRYADSLCIEEDHRIKVHSPLADKSGSSLMPWGIRAIRAPQAWSRSTGVHVKIGVIDTGVDFRHPDLRHSLASGINLLNRGMMPLDDNGHGTHIAGTLAAAGGARNMMGVAPRALLYPVKAFDHNGSAYVSDIVLGIDWCVQNKIDIINMSFGMRNRSKALHDVVIKAYRAGIAIIASSGNDGKRGGDYPARYPETIAVGALDRRQRVAAFSNRGPYIDVYGPGEGIPSCWLREGYKEMSGTSMATSHVTGAAALLLALRPGLSPRELKLLLRRTASPVRLRKGQRRSSLGGGAADALRLLRVGIRARRGSGSAGSGAGGSGGASGGGSSSGAKAAAMVKA
- the argS gene encoding arginine--tRNA ligase produces the protein MTQSLNPLQLAHERVKEAIADAVVAAGLVSREELPAIVLEVPKDKAHGDMATNAAMQLTKIAKRNPRQIAEAIIEHLDTGRASIEKAEIAGPGFINFTLSKSYLYPVIALVAEQGEGYGRVNIGQGKRVEMEFVSANPTGSLHLGHARGAAVGDALCNVLDYAGYNVTREYYINDAGNQVANLCKSIETRYLQELGQPAEMPEDGYHGEDIKGFAKELVAEKGDSLLAMTPGDRAAFFRTYGLAKELDKIKRDLSRFRVNFDIWFSETSLYENGEVLRSLDELRERGEVYEKEGATWLATTKYGDDKDRVLIKNDGTYTYLTPDIAYHSDKYGRGYDTMINIWGADHHGYIPRMKAAMAALGNDPEKLVVLIAQMVSLFQDGEKVKMSKRTGKAVTMEDLMEEVGIDAIRYFFTMRSMDSHLDFDMDLAISTSNENPVFYVQYAHARICSIFRQAEEQGIVVPDADKIDYSKLTAAHEYDLLRKIGELPAEITIAAEGYAPHRLVRYVYDLASLFHSYYKAERVITEDAAQTVARLALLGAARTAIANVLRLVGVTAPDRM
- a CDS encoding PBP1A family penicillin-binding protein, with translation MTRDSATPKVRKRRFRLLFRLLVVSALLFVLAAGALLGYLYQKPLPPLGDDVRSRLLDARGNVMTTFTTDGRSREPVELNRISPLLIKATLAVEDRKFYNHIGFDLKGMGRAVLANLEAGRRTQGASTLTQQLARNLYLTHEKTWTRKAKEALYTLQLEMKYSKDEILNMYLNEIYYGHGAYGIEAAARMYFGKAAADLDLAESALLAGVPKGPTYYSPYNHLDSALKRQGIILAAMVDTGDITESQAQEAAKEQLKLSPQGQKDTTVAAPYFRDYVRSLVIDSLHISSDELDRGGLNVYTTLDPDMQQAAEAAVDQGMDHSSDLETALVSVDPRTGYVKAMVGGTNYRTSSFNHALAKTRQPGSSFKPIMYLAALSTKEMTGLSVFNSQPTLFHYDNNRKTYQPRNFGDKYLGEINMRQAIAASDNIYAVNTIMKIGADKVAAMAAAMGINSPLQSVPSLALGTSPVSPLEMASAFAVIASGGVKQPVTAVLKITDAGGHLLYEAPQPEGQPVVEPAAAYVLTRLMEGVFESGGTGNRVASMIKRPVAGKTGTTDTDGWMVGFTPELSTAVWVGYDKGRDIATTDGRRAAPIFAGFTEKALENVPPKIFPIPDGVVSVYIDPLSGMLATADCPEKKLETFISGTEPTGYCDQHSSGEPGTSGSTAPPGSADPVKEEHSLWNNIKRWWMN
- a CDS encoding GNAT family N-acetyltransferase, with translation MEYRRITDITDPLFREVHQLLSDVFPPEEVLEYSLWKEPLADPGIRVFAAVHEGKVVGTTEYRYYADWNVAMTDFTIIGREGLGIGRFLARQRLKDLEKLAAENHTELLGMFAEIYDPYRVGYDFGGIKPMDPYVRREVLSHLGYKRIDIPYVHPSWQGDGEAVSGLDLCFMPGDEELESIAAPLVADFLTRYYAVLADKPEAWTSMISRLRGRESVALLPL
- a CDS encoding GNAT family N-acetyltransferase, with translation MYYKKFYALDGKTPVPAVIRSYTEADFTELITIQSEAFPPPYPAELWWNREQLLNHVTFFPEGALCVEVDGELAGSVTGFLMNFDPEAPALHHTWSEVTADGYLTSHQPDGNTLYIADLCVRPKYRKLGLGKELVQSLYHVVVELKLERLLGAGRMPGYHRVAGQLTAEEYLAGVVAGSWSDPVITFLLRCGRSPVSVVAGYLEDEESGNYAALMEWRNPFK